One genomic region from Bubalus bubalis isolate 160015118507 breed Murrah chromosome 24, NDDB_SH_1, whole genome shotgun sequence encodes:
- the ERN2 gene encoding serine/threonine-protein kinase/endoribonuclease IRE2: protein MASAAGGSGPWLPLLLQLAALLGTLRPQVQSFTPENLLFVSTLDGSLHALSKQTGDLKWTLKDDPIIQGPMYVTETVFLSDPADGSLYILGTQKQQGLMRLPFTIPELVHASPCRSSDGVFYTGRKQDAWFVVDPESGKTQMTLTTERPSTPRLYIGRTQYTVTMHDPRTPALRWNTTFRRYSAPPVDGSPGKYMSYLASCGMGLLLTVDPGSGAVLWTQDLGVPVVGIYTWHQENLRQLPHLTLARDTLHFLALRWGHIRLPASGLQDTATHFPALDTQLLMTLYVGKDEAGFYVSKALVHTGVALVPRGLTLAPTDGPTTEEVTLQVSGEREGSPSTAVRYPSGSVALPSQWLLIGHHEPPPVLHTTMLRVHPTPGSGASGTRPSESIQAPTLFLELLSLSREEPPDLELHPEKKTSALYPGLGPQDLLAASLTALLLGGWILFLMRQQQQQQQLAEKQQHQAPLAPAGPSDISQDAQPQPSSATLQSQKKLQNPPEQGQPLEDPEAEQLTVVGKISFNPKDVLGRGAGGTFVFRGQFEGRAVAVKRLLRECFSLVRREVQLLQESDRHPNVLRYFCTERGPQFHYIALELCRASLREYVEHPEPDGWGLEPGMVLQQLMAGLAHLHSLHIVHRDLKPGNVLIAGPDSQGLGRVVLSDFGLCKKLPAGRCSFSLRSGIPGTEGWMAPELLQVLPPDSPTSAVDIFSAGCVFYYVLTGGSHPFGESLYRQANILAGAPCLAHLEEEAHDQVVARNLVEAMLSPLPQARPSAHQVLAHPFFWNRAKQLQFFQDVSDWLEKEPEQGPLVTALEAGGSEVVRSDWHKHISVPLQTDLRRFRSYKGTSVRDLLRAVRNKKHHYRELPEEVRQTLGSVPDSFVQYFTNRFPRLLLHTHGAMKSCASESLFLPYYPPATGVRGPSPGAAGS from the exons ATGGCGAGCGCGGCCGGGGGGTCCGGCCCGTGGCTCCCGCTCCTGCTCCAGCTCGCGGCGCTCCTCGGGACGCTCAGGCCCCAG GTTCAGAGCTTCACGCCAGAGAACCTCCTGTTTGTGTCCACCCTGGATGGAAGTCTCCACGCCCTGAGCAAGCAGACAGGAGACTTGAAGTGGACGCTGAAAGATG ATCCCATCATCCAGGGGCCAATGTACGTCACAGA GACCGTCTTTCTCTCAGACCCAGCTGATGGCAGCCTGTACATCTTGGGGACCCAGAAGCAACAGGGATTAATG AGGCTGCCCTTCACCATCCCTGAGCTGGTTCATGCCTCCCCATGTCGCAGCTCTGATGGCGTCTTCTACACAG GCCGGAAGCAGGATGCCTGGTTTGTGGTGGACCCTGAGTCAGGGAAGACGCAGATGACACTGACCACAGAGCGACCCTCTACCCCCCGCCTTTACATCGGCCGGACAC AGTACACGGTCACCATGCACGACCCCAGGACCCCGGCCCTGCGCTGGAACACCACCTTCCGCCGCTACTCCGCACCCCCCGTGGATGGCTCGCCTGGTAAAT ACATGAGCTACCTGGCATCCTGTGGGATGGGTCTGCTGCTGACCGTGGACCCAGGGAGCGGGGCAGTGCTATGGACGCAGGACTTGGGCGTCCCTGTGGTGGGCATCTACACATGGCACCAGGAGAACCTGCGCCAGCTACCCCACCTCACACTGGCTCGAGACACCCTGCACTTCCTCGCCCTCCGCTGGGGCCACATCCGACTGCCAGCCTCAGGCCTCCAGGACACGGCCACCCACTTCCCTGCCTTAGACACCCAGCTGCT GATGACCCTGTATGTGGGAAAGGATGAAGCTGGCTTCTATGTCTCTAAAGCACTGGTTCACACTGGGGTGGCCCTAGTG CCTCGTGGCCTGACCCTGGCCCCCACCGATGGCCCCACCACAGAGGAGGTGACACTGCAAGTCTCAGGAGAGCGAGAGGGCTCACCCAGCACTGCTGTCAGATACCCCTCAGGCAGCGTGGCCCTCCCTAGCCAGTGGCTTCTCATTG GACACCATGAGCCACCCCCAGTCCTGCACACCACCATGCTGAGAGTCCATCCCACCCCAGGGAGTGGGGCTTCTGGGACCAGACCCTCAGAAAGCATCCAGGCTCCAACTCTCTTCTTGGAG CTCCTGAGCCTGAGCCGGGAGGAACCTCCGGACCTGGAGCTGCATCCTGAGAAGAAAACCTCAGCGCTGTATCCAGGCCTGGGACCCCAAGACCTGCTGGCAGCCAGTCTCACTGCTCTCCTACTGGGAGGATGGATTCTCTTCCTAATGAGGCAG cagcagcagcagcagcagttggcagagaagcagcagcaccaggctcccctcGCACCTGCAGGCCCTTCTGACATCTCACAGGATGCTCAGCCCCAGCCCTCCAGTGCCACCCTTCAGAGCCAGAAGAAGCTTCAGAATCCCCCAGAGCAAGGCCAGCCACTGGAAGACCCTGAAG CCGAGCAGCTCACCgtggtggggaagatctccttcAACCCCAAGGACGTCCTGGGCCGCGGAGCCGGTGGGACTTTTGTTTTCCG GGGACAGTTTGAGGGGCGGGCGGTGGCGGTCAAGCGGCTCCTCCGTGAGTGCTTCAGTCTGGTCCGGCGGGAGGTGCAGCTGCTGCAGGAGTCGGACAGGCACCCCAACGTGCTCCGCTACTTCTGCACTGAGCGGGGACCCCAGTTCCACTACATCGCTCTGGAGCTCTGCCGGGCCTCGCTGCGGGAG TACGTGGAACACCCGGAGCCAGACGGCTGGGGCCTGGAGCCCGGGATGGTGCTGCAGCAGCTGATGGCGGGCCTGGCTCACCTGCATTCCCTACACATAG TGCATCGCGACCTGAAGCCAGGAAACGTCCTCATTGCGGGGCCCGACAGCCAGGGCCTAGGCAGAGTGGTCCTTTCAGACTTCGGCCTCTGCAAGAAGCTGCCTGCCGGCCGCTGCAGCTTCAGCCTCCGCTCGGGCATCCCGGGCACAGAAGGCTGGATGGCGCCCGAGCTCCTGCAGGTCCTGCCTCCGGACAGCCCT ACCAGCGCAGTGGACATCTTCTCTGCAGGCTGCGTGTTCTACTATGTGCTTACCGGTGGCAGCCACCCCTTCGGAGAGAGTCTTTATCGTCAGGCAAACATCCTTGCGGGGGCTCCCTGTCTGGCTCACCTGGAGGAAGAGGCCCACG ACCAGGTCGTCGCCCGGAACCTGGTGGAGGCCATGCTCAGCCCCCTGCCGCAGGCTCGCCCCTCTGCTCACCAGGTGCTTGCCCACCCCTTCTTTTGGAACAGAGCCAAGCAGCTCCAGTTCTTCCAG GACGTCAGTGACTGGCTGGAGAAGGAGCCTGAGCAGGGGCCCCTGGTGACGGCGCTCGAGGCAGGAGGCTCCGAGGTGGTCCGGAGTGACTGGCACAAGCACATCTCGGTGCCACTGCAGACAG ATCTGAGAAGGTTCCGGTCGTACAAGGGGACGTCGGTGCGAGACCTGCTTCGTGCTGTGAGAAACAAG AAGCACCACTACAGGGAGCTCCCAGAGGAGGTACGGCAGACGCTGGGCTCTGTCCCTGACAGCTTTGTCCAGTACTTTACCAACCGCTTCCCACGGCTGTTGCTACACACGCACGGTGCCATGAAGAGCTGCGCCTCCGAGAGCCTCTTCCTGCCTTACTATCCGCCGGCCACAGGGGTGAGGGGGCCGAGCCCGGGGGCAGCGGGGAGCTGA